The following coding sequences lie in one Dunckerocampus dactyliophorus isolate RoL2022-P2 chromosome 4, RoL_Ddac_1.1, whole genome shotgun sequence genomic window:
- the tesca gene encoding tescalcin a isoform X2: MGASQARPEQNQYQDLARKTGFSLEQIKNLHKRFRQLSRNEETISRGNLDSVAALANNPIKKQIIEAFFDKRNQRRDEVGSEEEIGFEQFLMVMSHFRPPTLKTTEEEREAMREEKLRFLFNMHDTDSDGTITLAEYRKVVEELLSKSGTMGQEAAKAIADAAMLEVASTNVPHMAPDDFYEGITFEHFQQILKGLEMESRMHIRFLDVDTTTMRCGKSNS; the protein is encoded by the exons ATGGGAGCCTCGCAGGCACGTCCCGAGCAGAACCAGTACCAGGACCTGGCCCGGAAAACTGGAT TTTCGCTGGAGCAAATTAAAAATCTCCACAAAAGATTCCGACAACTCAGCAGAAATGAGGAGACGATAAG CAGAGGAAACCTGGACAGCGTTGCAGCTCTCGCCAACAATCCCATCAAGAAGCAAATCATTGAAGCCTTCTTTGACAAAAG GAACCAGCGCCGGGACGAGGTGGGCTCGGAGGAGGAGATCGGCTTCGAGCAGTTCCTCATGGTCATGTCTCACTTTCGGCCCCCGACGCTGAAGACCACCGAGGAGGAGAGGGAGGCCATGAGGGAGGAGAAGCTGCGCT TCTTGTTCAACATGCACGACACCGACAGCGACGGCACCATCACGCTCGCCGAGTACAGGAAG GTGGTGGaggagctgctgtcaaaaaGCGGCACCATGGGACAGGAAGCCGCCAAGGCCATCGCAGATGCCGCCATGTTGGAAGTGGCGAGCACCAACGTGCCGCACATG GCGCCAGATGACTTCTACGAAGGGATTACCTTCGAGCATTTTCAACAG ATCTTAAAAGGTCTGGAGATGGAGTCGAGGATGCACATTCGCTTTTTGGACGTGGACACCACCACGATGCGCTGCGGGAAATCCAACTCTTAA
- the tesca gene encoding tescalcin a isoform X1, which translates to MGASQARPEQNQYQDLARKTGFSLEQIKNLHKRFRQLSRNEETIRRVCVCVCVCACVCVIVLFLSHCSRGNLDSVAALANNPIKKQIIEAFFDKRNQRRDEVGSEEEIGFEQFLMVMSHFRPPTLKTTEEEREAMREEKLRFLFNMHDTDSDGTITLAEYRKVVEELLSKSGTMGQEAAKAIADAAMLEVASTNVPHMAPDDFYEGITFEHFQQILKGLEMESRMHIRFLDVDTTTMRCGKSNS; encoded by the exons ATGGGAGCCTCGCAGGCACGTCCCGAGCAGAACCAGTACCAGGACCTGGCCCGGAAAACTGGAT TTTCGCTGGAGCAAATTAAAAATCTCCACAAAAGATTCCGACAACTCAGCAGAAATGAGGAGACGATAAG gcgtgtgtgtgtgtgtgtgtgtgtgtgtgcgtgtgtgtgtgtgattgtgttgtTCTTGTCGCACTGCAGCAGAGGAAACCTGGACAGCGTTGCAGCTCTCGCCAACAATCCCATCAAGAAGCAAATCATTGAAGCCTTCTTTGACAAAAG GAACCAGCGCCGGGACGAGGTGGGCTCGGAGGAGGAGATCGGCTTCGAGCAGTTCCTCATGGTCATGTCTCACTTTCGGCCCCCGACGCTGAAGACCACCGAGGAGGAGAGGGAGGCCATGAGGGAGGAGAAGCTGCGCT TCTTGTTCAACATGCACGACACCGACAGCGACGGCACCATCACGCTCGCCGAGTACAGGAAG GTGGTGGaggagctgctgtcaaaaaGCGGCACCATGGGACAGGAAGCCGCCAAGGCCATCGCAGATGCCGCCATGTTGGAAGTGGCGAGCACCAACGTGCCGCACATG GCGCCAGATGACTTCTACGAAGGGATTACCTTCGAGCATTTTCAACAG ATCTTAAAAGGTCTGGAGATGGAGTCGAGGATGCACATTCGCTTTTTGGACGTGGACACCACCACGATGCGCTGCGGGAAATCCAACTCTTAA
- the tesca gene encoding tescalcin a isoform X3 has protein sequence MGASQARPEQNQYQDLARKTGFSLEQIKNLHKRFRQLSRNEETIRGNLDSVAALANNPIKKQIIEAFFDKRNQRRDEVGSEEEIGFEQFLMVMSHFRPPTLKTTEEEREAMREEKLRFLFNMHDTDSDGTITLAEYRKVVEELLSKSGTMGQEAAKAIADAAMLEVASTNVPHMAPDDFYEGITFEHFQQILKGLEMESRMHIRFLDVDTTTMRCGKSNS, from the exons ATGGGAGCCTCGCAGGCACGTCCCGAGCAGAACCAGTACCAGGACCTGGCCCGGAAAACTGGAT TTTCGCTGGAGCAAATTAAAAATCTCCACAAAAGATTCCGACAACTCAGCAGAAATGAGGAGACGATAAG AGGAAACCTGGACAGCGTTGCAGCTCTCGCCAACAATCCCATCAAGAAGCAAATCATTGAAGCCTTCTTTGACAAAAG GAACCAGCGCCGGGACGAGGTGGGCTCGGAGGAGGAGATCGGCTTCGAGCAGTTCCTCATGGTCATGTCTCACTTTCGGCCCCCGACGCTGAAGACCACCGAGGAGGAGAGGGAGGCCATGAGGGAGGAGAAGCTGCGCT TCTTGTTCAACATGCACGACACCGACAGCGACGGCACCATCACGCTCGCCGAGTACAGGAAG GTGGTGGaggagctgctgtcaaaaaGCGGCACCATGGGACAGGAAGCCGCCAAGGCCATCGCAGATGCCGCCATGTTGGAAGTGGCGAGCACCAACGTGCCGCACATG GCGCCAGATGACTTCTACGAAGGGATTACCTTCGAGCATTTTCAACAG ATCTTAAAAGGTCTGGAGATGGAGTCGAGGATGCACATTCGCTTTTTGGACGTGGACACCACCACGATGCGCTGCGGGAAATCCAACTCTTAA
- the fbxo21 gene encoding F-box only protein 21, translating into MAAFVAGERLANPNQRATCGQDGKNLTDLPTEVLEHILCFPVLKHVDICNVSRCCQRLHDVCHGRGKVWGHQYKLRWPRLQRFYPQNESCDWLREYKTRHRVGIQIRRTVESISKRFFTEVPCIGQVLGDSFAEIESLGMPEHFCEDELVFILHADKRKSLTLKYYAKKILYFLRQQNILRSLKSFLEQPAEQQSALAGAVLVDQYCNPLADVTLEGVSAQLDDMAEKVKKTLRLKNPSHPSLRSAPGFLLEDFELQRQVFCALNSVLYDQLQYKGDQTDYYNPLNSYIHQVLQRRKGIPISLSVLYMTLAQKLGVKLEPVNFPSHFLLRWCQKPQGSQDIYDFVYIDAFGKGKQLTAKECEYLIGHQAAADYYGAIGTTEILLRMVGNLLNIGKRGEGNEKSYQLLRDTLDLYLTLNPDNVTYLLLQARLYFHLGIWPEKVLDILQHIQALDPSQHVAVGYLVQHTLEHIQHKKHPAEPEVKTRGAPEHLEVQYSVGLVMKHKRSGYNCVIYGWDPKCTMSQEWITTMRVQQLSNGANQPFYNVLVQDGTCRYAAQENLEPHASPLEIGHPEVGRYFSEFADTHYVANEELQARYPEDTRETATTARQLYRDDVPRGAPSAATPT; encoded by the exons atggcgGCGTTTGTCGCCGGAGAGCGGCTGGCAAATCCAAATCAGCGGGCAACCTGCGGCCAGGACGGCAAAAATCTCACCGACCTGCCCACCGAGGTGCTCGAACACATCCTGTGCTTCCCAGTACTGAAACATGTCGACATTTGCAACGTGTCCCGCTGCTGCCAGCGCCTGCACGACGTCTGCCACGGACGAGGGAAGGTGTGGGGGCACCAGTACAAACTCAG ATGGCCGAGGCTGCAGAGGTTTTACCCACAGAACGAGAGCTGCGACTGGCTGCGAGAGTACAAGACACGCCATCGAGTGGGCATCCAAATCCGGAGGACGGTGGAGTCCATCTCCAAAAGGTTCTTCACAGAAGTT CCGTGCATCGGCCAGGTTCTGGGCGACAGCTTTGCCGAGATCGAGTCGCTGGGGATGCCGGAGCACTTCTGCGAGGATGAGCTGGTCTTCATCCTCCACGCAGACAAGAG GAAAAGCCTGACGTTGAAGTACTATGCAAAGAAAATCCTTTACTTCCTGAGACAGCAGAACATCCTGCGGAGTCTGAAGAGCTTCCTGGAGCAGCCGGCGGAGCAGCAGTCGGCGCTAGCAG GAGCCGTTCTGGTGGACCAGTACTGCAACCCGCTGGCCGACGTCACGCTGGAAGGCGTCTCGGCGCAGCTGGACGACATGGcggaaaaagtcaaaaagacGCTGAGGCTGAAGAACCCGTCTCACCCCAGCCTTCGCAGCGCTCCAG GCTTCCTCCTGGAGGACTTTGAGCTCCAGCGGCAGGTCTTCTGCGCCCTCAACTCCGTCTTGTACGATCAGCTCCAGTACAAGGGGGACCAGACGGACTACTACAATCCACTCAACTCCTACATCCATCAG GTGCTACAACGCCGCAAAGGCATTCCCATCAGCCTCTCCGTTCTCTACATGACCTTGGCCCAGAAGCTGGGGGTCAAGCTGGAGCCTGTCAACTTCCCCAGTCACTTCCTGCTGCGCTGGTGCCAAAAACCGCAAGG GAGCCAGGACATCTACGACTTTGTCTACATCGACGCCTTCGGGAAAGGCAAGCAGCTGACGGCCAAGGAGTGCGAGTACCTCATCGGACACCAGGCCGCCGCCGACTACTACGGCGCCATCGGCACCACGGAGATTCTGCTGAGGATGGTGGGGAACCTGCTGAACATTGGGAAAAGAGG GGAAGGCAATGAAAAGTCGTACCAGCTGCTGAGGGACACCTTGGACCTCTACCTGACCCTCAACCCAGACAACGTGACCTACCTGCTGCTGCAGGCCCGCCTCTACTTCCACCTGGGCATCTGGCCAGAGAAG GTGTTGGACATCCTGCAGCACATCCAGGCGCTGGACCCGTCGCAGCACGTGGCCGTGGGCTACCTGGTGCAGCACACGCTGGAGCACATCCAGCACAAGAAGCACCCGGCGGAGCCTGAGGTGAAGACACGCGGCGCTCCGGAACACCTGGAGGTCCAGTACTCCGTGGGCCTCGTCATGAAACACAAGAG GTCGGGCTACAACTGCGTCATCTACGGCTGGGACCCCAAGTGCACCATGAGCCAGGAGTGGATCACCACCATGAGGGTCCAGCAGCTGTCCAACGGCGCCAACCAGCCCTTCTACAACGTGCTCGTGCAGGACGGGACGTGTCGCTACGCGGCCCAAG AGAACCTGGAGCCCCACGCGTCCCCCCTGGAGAtcggccacccggaggtgggcCGCTACTTCTCCGAGTTCGCCGACACCCACTACGTCGCCAACGAGGAGCTGCAGGCGCGCTACCCCGAGGACACGCGGGAGACGGCGACGACGGCGCGGCAGCTTTACCGCGACGACGTCCCCCGGGGCGCGCCCTCCGCCGCTACGCCAACCTAG